A section of the Deltaproteobacteria bacterium genome encodes:
- a CDS encoding flagellar hook-length control protein FliK gives MAPYRVKGVPSQLLIRAIGEKFESPGFPPMKPGENLEARITQKLDGNRVVVMLKGAPVTAEAVMPLQVGQTLQVQVESLQPRILLRVIPGDAGGEQALISGYLKAFRAAPLAMADLFQSAGVLFSPENLKTLPEGLLRDRSDALGRLIRTLIFSTETMKNPLFIRDFLTHSGLLLEHALRKAVLEKGPPPSGNDLKSAMFRLSDEIRSWLAGRPDIRDGETGALLRLADFADRSVRHLETGQVLNVVSGERDSRFMVQIPFAFPHGPAMQDIFIEFGGRGDETEKEEGAPLRVVFFLNLEALGEMMIDLGVREREVTADLLCQNVDTSALVTAHLAELEESLQALGFQVMRMTCGVRDDVEAAKRDYLRDASWHEERAINLFA, from the coding sequence ATGGCGCCCTACCGGGTTAAGGGCGTCCCGTCGCAACTGCTGATCCGGGCGATCGGGGAGAAGTTCGAATCCCCCGGGTTCCCCCCGATGAAACCGGGGGAGAATCTGGAAGCCCGAATTACGCAGAAACTCGACGGCAACCGGGTGGTGGTCATGCTGAAGGGCGCCCCCGTCACGGCGGAAGCGGTCATGCCCCTGCAGGTCGGCCAGACGCTCCAGGTCCAGGTGGAGAGCCTGCAGCCCCGGATTCTGCTGCGGGTGATCCCCGGCGACGCCGGAGGGGAACAGGCCCTGATCTCGGGTTACCTGAAGGCGTTTCGCGCCGCTCCCCTGGCCATGGCGGACCTTTTTCAGTCCGCCGGGGTCCTTTTCAGTCCCGAGAATCTGAAAACGCTGCCGGAGGGCCTGTTGCGGGACCGCTCTGATGCCCTGGGGCGGTTGATCCGCACCCTGATCTTTTCCACGGAGACCATGAAGAACCCCCTTTTCATCCGGGATTTTCTGACCCATTCGGGCCTTCTGCTGGAGCACGCCCTGAGAAAAGCGGTTCTGGAGAAGGGGCCGCCCCCGTCCGGGAATGATCTGAAAAGCGCCATGTTCAGGCTCAGCGACGAAATCCGATCGTGGCTGGCCGGGCGGCCTGACATCCGGGACGGGGAGACGGGGGCCCTCCTGCGTCTGGCCGACTTCGCCGACCGGTCGGTCCGGCACCTGGAAACAGGGCAGGTCCTCAACGTCGTGTCCGGAGAGCGGGACAGCCGCTTCATGGTTCAAATCCCCTTCGCTTTTCCCCACGGCCCGGCCATGCAGGATATTTTCATCGAGTTCGGTGGACGTGGCGACGAGACGGAAAAGGAAGAGGGCGCGCCTCTCCGGGTGGTTTTTTTCCTGAACCTCGAGGCCCTCGGGGAGATGATGATCGACCTGGGCGTCCGGGAACGGGAGGTGACGGCCGACCTGCTCTGTCAAAATGTTGACACATCGGCCCTGGTCACGGCGCACCTGGCGGAATTGGAGGAGAGCCTCCAGGCCCTGGGATTTC
- a CDS encoding DUF2802 domain-containing protein has product MNIQLLLITQIAVEVILCIAVLFLLFRDFRGSRGAPPPPLPDEDDLSRFRALLDESREECKHFQETLDRGRKTLGDMIRQIDDREKALGALLAEAAEKLDRGREGDSPGGAEANLRYRDAVRLIRQGESDREVARACGVTDGELALIKGLLNAGSEQA; this is encoded by the coding sequence ATGAACATCCAGTTGTTGCTGATTACCCAGATCGCGGTTGAGGTGATTCTCTGCATCGCCGTGTTGTTTCTGCTCTTCCGGGATTTCAGAGGAAGCCGCGGGGCGCCGCCGCCTCCCCTGCCGGACGAGGACGATCTGTCACGGTTCAGGGCGCTCCTTGACGAATCCCGGGAGGAATGCAAGCATTTCCAGGAAACCCTGGATCGGGGGCGTAAAACCCTGGGTGACATGATCCGGCAGATCGATGACCGGGAAAAAGCCCTGGGCGCGCTGCTGGCGGAAGCGGCGGAAAAACTGGACCGGGGCCGGGAGGGGGATTCCCCCGGCGGGGCCGAAGCGAATCTGCGTTACCGGGATGCGGTCCGCCTGATCCGACAGGGCGAGTCGGACCGGGAGGTGGCCCGTGCATGCGGCGTGACGGACGGGGAACTCGCCTTGATCAAGGGCCTGCTGAACGCCGGAAGTGAGCAGGCCTGA